The following proteins are co-located in the Vigna unguiculata cultivar IT97K-499-35 chromosome 9, ASM411807v1, whole genome shotgun sequence genome:
- the LOC114163119 gene encoding chaperone protein dnaJ 49 isoform X1, whose amino-acid sequence MLLQRDIINDLTHQFETKSSSTKKFWFCSINFIQHVPLLHSNSELVREVAVSAMEGNKDEALRCVRIAEEAIASGNKDRAVKFLRIAQRLNRDLPIQSLLQKCEGLDSQSSTAAAHGAQASGTSSRREPLNGERSHVSYTEENVRLIREIKGKSDYYAILGLERSCSVEEIRKAYRKLSLKVHPDKNKAPGSEDAFKKVSKAFKCLSDDGSRRMYDQTGTVDDFDQGEVNHFRRRRRRTTTATTTRDFFEDEFDPDEIFRAFFGHSDVFGRNHVFRPRGMGNPHRTEVNDGSGGRHHNVMLVIQLLPLLIIVLLAYLPFSEPEYSLHKHYNYQIPKTTELHGVQFFVKSQEFEANYPVGSDARVAVEESVLKDYRSMLRRYCQVEMQRRSWNRNLPTPHCDKLQNFAVMA is encoded by the exons atgcttCTGCAGCGAGACATTATAAATGATTTGACTCATCAGTTTGAAACGAAAAGTTCTTCCACAAAAAAGTTTTG GTTTTGCTCAATCAATTTCATTCAGCATGTGCCACTGCTCCACTCAAATTCCGAGTTAGTTAGGGAAGTAGCTGTTTCTGCCATGGAAGGTAACAAGGACGAAGCATTGCGCTGCGTTCGGATCGCAGAGGAAGCAATCGCGTCGGGGAACAAAGACCGCGCCGTCAAATTCCTCAGAATCGCTCAGCGACTAAACCGCGATTTGCCGATTCAATCATTGCTCCAAAAGTGCGAGGGCCTCGATTCTCAGTCATCCACCGCTGCCGCTCATGGCGCGCAGGCCAGCGGTACTTCTTCGCGGCGCGAACCTTTGAACGGGGAGAGGAGTCACGTGAGTTACACTGAGGAGAACGTTCGGCTGATTAGGGAAATCAAAGGAAAGAGCGACTACTACGCGATTCTTGGATTGGAGAGGAGTTGCTCCGTCGAAGAGATTCGGAAAGCGTATAGGAAGCTCTCGCTGAAGGTTCATCCCGATAAGAACAAAGCGCCGGGCTCAGAAGACGCGTTCAAGAAGGTCTCGAAGGCTTTCAAGTGTTTGAGCGATGACGGTTCTAGAAGAATGTATGACCAGACGGGAACCGTCGATGATTTCGACCAGGGCGAGGTGAATCATTTCCGGCGGAGGAGGAGAAGGACGACGACGGCAACCACGACGCGCGATTTCTTCGAAGACGAGTTCGATCCTGACGAGATATTTAGGGCTTTCTTCGGACACTCCGATGTGTTCGGGAGGAACCATGTTTTCAGGCCCCGCGGCATGGGGAATCCCCATAGGACTGAGGTTAATGATGGATCCGGAGGGAGGCATCACAATGTTATGCTTGTGATTCAGCTTTTGCCGCTTTTGATTATTGTTCTGCTCGCGTACTTACCGTTTTCTGAGCCTGAGTATTCCTTGCACAAGCATTATAACTACCAGATTCCGAAAACGACTGAGCTGCACGGTGTGCAGTTCTTCGTGAAATCGCAGGAGTTTGAAGCGAATTATCCGGTGGGGAGTGATGCTCGTGTGGCGGTTGAGGAAAGTGTGTTAAAGGATTACCGGAGTATGCTTCGGAGATACTGTCAGGTGGAGATGCAGAGGCGGAGTTGGAATAGGAATCTGCCTACTCCTCACTGTGATAAGCTGCAGAACTTTGCAGTCATGGCATGA
- the LOC114163119 gene encoding chaperone protein dnaJ 49 isoform X2, with translation MEGNKDEALRCVRIAEEAIASGNKDRAVKFLRIAQRLNRDLPIQSLLQKCEGLDSQSSTAAAHGAQASGTSSRREPLNGERSHVSYTEENVRLIREIKGKSDYYAILGLERSCSVEEIRKAYRKLSLKVHPDKNKAPGSEDAFKKVSKAFKCLSDDGSRRMYDQTGTVDDFDQGEVNHFRRRRRRTTTATTTRDFFEDEFDPDEIFRAFFGHSDVFGRNHVFRPRGMGNPHRTEVNDGSGGRHHNVMLVIQLLPLLIIVLLAYLPFSEPEYSLHKHYNYQIPKTTELHGVQFFVKSQEFEANYPVGSDARVAVEESVLKDYRSMLRRYCQVEMQRRSWNRNLPTPHCDKLQNFAVMA, from the coding sequence ATGGAAGGTAACAAGGACGAAGCATTGCGCTGCGTTCGGATCGCAGAGGAAGCAATCGCGTCGGGGAACAAAGACCGCGCCGTCAAATTCCTCAGAATCGCTCAGCGACTAAACCGCGATTTGCCGATTCAATCATTGCTCCAAAAGTGCGAGGGCCTCGATTCTCAGTCATCCACCGCTGCCGCTCATGGCGCGCAGGCCAGCGGTACTTCTTCGCGGCGCGAACCTTTGAACGGGGAGAGGAGTCACGTGAGTTACACTGAGGAGAACGTTCGGCTGATTAGGGAAATCAAAGGAAAGAGCGACTACTACGCGATTCTTGGATTGGAGAGGAGTTGCTCCGTCGAAGAGATTCGGAAAGCGTATAGGAAGCTCTCGCTGAAGGTTCATCCCGATAAGAACAAAGCGCCGGGCTCAGAAGACGCGTTCAAGAAGGTCTCGAAGGCTTTCAAGTGTTTGAGCGATGACGGTTCTAGAAGAATGTATGACCAGACGGGAACCGTCGATGATTTCGACCAGGGCGAGGTGAATCATTTCCGGCGGAGGAGGAGAAGGACGACGACGGCAACCACGACGCGCGATTTCTTCGAAGACGAGTTCGATCCTGACGAGATATTTAGGGCTTTCTTCGGACACTCCGATGTGTTCGGGAGGAACCATGTTTTCAGGCCCCGCGGCATGGGGAATCCCCATAGGACTGAGGTTAATGATGGATCCGGAGGGAGGCATCACAATGTTATGCTTGTGATTCAGCTTTTGCCGCTTTTGATTATTGTTCTGCTCGCGTACTTACCGTTTTCTGAGCCTGAGTATTCCTTGCACAAGCATTATAACTACCAGATTCCGAAAACGACTGAGCTGCACGGTGTGCAGTTCTTCGTGAAATCGCAGGAGTTTGAAGCGAATTATCCGGTGGGGAGTGATGCTCGTGTGGCGGTTGAGGAAAGTGTGTTAAAGGATTACCGGAGTATGCTTCGGAGATACTGTCAGGTGGAGATGCAGAGGCGGAGTTGGAATAGGAATCTGCCTACTCCTCACTGTGATAAGCTGCAGAACTTTGCAGTCATGGCATGA
- the LOC114163086 gene encoding condensin-2 complex subunit D3 — MEMEETVARVISEIEEFRGNHEQPPLSEQSLRDLQILLNNSLSESLYDELPSKNLAPSALIAPIASAMDSSPSHHSLLASDVFLSLLLAPNAPVFTLFTPISFLSFLRSLRRSCKAHSNPGPAQDTSQNRKRKRAGRTRAKNPQNDNDSAEISSQHDPMLLLRVLEKLVRVMDFIHLDRFPETLRSLVQTVAEIPVTALDACGNAAQYSKLLNLCSRVLREVLKPEHGEPSNSAAEVLKSLCPLVLMAKSQARSFAIEFVTSLGDCCDGVKKALVNFPRYLVKKAPERAEPRALAVDSIMEVVRAVEVEDQIAFVKYVVQMTQGKANLRLLAVDLILNLMTSLKDPLGVGSEGSEAWGMWCLEALMKRCSDVSGAIRARALSSLAQLVGLLSRGERTSVVLKEFLGFGNVGDGNVEGTMNDMLRRRCMDDKAAVRKAALLLVTNLTSLLGGAIDEVVLKTMGMACSDPLISMRKAAITALSQAFRTFSSETVITEWLHSVPRMITDNESSIQDECENVFQELVLDRISRAASASSSYSVSSDRKMKGKFIDNEMEMLFPDGILYLLREVCNGEVSPWVKKICTNLGKKKRMNQKIVIALQNIIRQSESIWLSHSLPIEKWTAPPGAWFLLSEVSAFLLKAVDWGFLHHHWQLLDKHEVEGEFKSPIAQKNSSEEESTECNTVAWASDRVFLLQTISNVSVELPPEPAADLAHNLLKRVVAFNMHSTEVDAHLKALKTLCKRKASNLEEAEALILKWIDQVLTRASGIIEKFISDNSEKNAEGSFFTPPRSRTGKGRKSVAISKALSKAVTAIYTVGSLAIVCPSADMSNVVPLLHTIITSGRSGPKLNSLPGPSTSLQHEAPSFYIQGWLAMGKLCLADGKLAKNYIPLFVQELEKSESAALRNNIVVMMADFCVRYTALVDCYITKITRCLLDPCELVRRQTFILLSRLLQRDYVKWRGVLFLRFLLSLVDESEKIRQLADFLFGNILKVKSPLLAYNSFVEAVFVLNDCHAHNGHRESQGSRKESQSFSIRGTDVESRSKRMHIYVSLLKQMAPEHLLATFAKLCAEILAAASDGMLNIEDATAQSVLQDAFEILGCKEIRIPSTRASTESADIEEEGDNGSAARGKAVTQAVKKSLIQNTVPIFIELKRLLETKNSPLIGSLMECLRIILKDYKNEIDDILVADKQLQKELIYDIQKYEAAKAKATVAEAVVGTKSKSGSNQSPDVSKNQTKAQEQAVGQGMSSDELPSDSKVASAMADAAAAATARSVLREINKGTGTPPLRSCSVPKVKSCTGMFNSRDVNRMDAIKSVRKKQSFDSDEEN; from the exons ATGGAAATGGAGGAAACTGTGGCTCGAGTAATCTCTGAGATAGAGGAATTCCGCGGAAACCATGAACAACCACCGCTCTCAGAACAAAGCCTAAGGGATCTTCAAATTCTCCTCAACAATTCTCTATCGGAGAGCCTCTACGATGAGCTTCCATCGAAGAATCTCGCTCCCTCTGCTCTCATTGCTCCAATTGCTTCCGCAATGGATTCTTCCCCTTCCCACCACTCTCTCCTCGCTTCCGATGTCTTCCTCTCGCTCCTCCTCGCCCCAAACGCCCCCGTTTTCACCCTCTTCACTCCCATATCCTTCCTCTCCTTCCTCCGCTCCCTCCGCCGCTCCTGCAAAGCTCACTCCAACCCAGGCCCGGCTCAAGACACCTCGCAAAACCGCAAGAGAAAGCGTGCCGGACGGACCCGTGCAAAAAATCCTCAAAACGACAACGATTCGGCGGAAATCAGTTCTCAACACGACCCCATGTTGCTCCTCCGCGTGCTGGAGAAGCTAGTCCGGGTAATGGACTTTATCCACCTGGACCGTTTTCCGGAAACTCTCCGGTCGCTTGTCCAAACTGTCGCCGAAATCCCCGTCACCGCGCTCGACGCGTGCGGGAACGCGGCGCAGTATAGCAAGTTGCTCAACCTGTGTTCTCGCGTGCTGAGGGAGGTTCTCAAACCTGAGCATGGCGAACCTTCCAACTCTGCCGCCGAGGTATTGAAGTCGCTCTGTCCGCTTGTTCTCATGGCGAAGTCACAGGCTCGGAGCTTTGCTATTGAATTTGTAACAAGTCTTGGTGACTGTTGCGATGGGGTTAAGAAGGCGCTGGTTAATTTTCCGAGGTATTTGGTGAAGAAGGCGCCAGAGAGGGCCGAGCCTAGAGCCTTGGCTGTGGACTCCATCATGGAGGTTGTTAGGGCGGTGGAAGTTGAGGATCAGATTGCGTTTGTGAAGTACGTGGTGCAGATGACTCAAGGCAAGGCGAATCTTCGGCTTTTGGCGGTTGATcttatactgaatttgatgacTTCTTTGAAGGATCCGTTAGGTGTGGGGAGTGAAGGCAGTGAGGCGTGGGGAATGTGGTGCTTGGAGGCGTTGATGAAGAGGTGTTCTGATGTGAGTGGCGCGATCCGGGCGCGGGCTTTGTCGAGCTTGGCGCAGCTTGTGGGTTTGTTGTCCCGTGGTGAAAGGACTAGTGTGGTTTTGAAGGAGTTTTTGGGGTTTGGAAATGTTGGTGATGGTAATGTTGAGGGTACAATGAATGATATGCTGAGGAGAAGGTGTATGGATGATAAGGCAGCTGTGAGGAAAGCTGCATTGCTTTTGGTTACTAACCTGACTTCTCTTCTTGGAGGTGCAATTGATGAAGTGGTTCTCAAGACAATGGGCATGGCTTGTTCGGACCCACTTATCAGCATGCGGAAAGCCGCCATTACAGCTCTTTCACAG gCTTTCAGAACGTTCTCTTCTGAAACAGTAATAACCGAGTGGCTACATTCAGTTCCCCGCATGATAACAGACAATGAATCAAGCATCCAAGACGAATGTGAGAACGTTTTTCAAGAACTTGTTCTGGACCGGATATCTAGAGCTGCATCTGCTTCTTCCTCATATAGTGTATCTTCTGATAGAAagatgaaaggaaaatttatagaCAATGAGATGGAGATGCTTTTTCCCGACGGAATTCTGTATCTCCTGAGAGAGGTTTGCAACGGGGAGGTGAGCCCTTGGGTAAAGAAAATTTGCACAAATCTTGGCAAAAAGAAACGGATGAATCAGAAAATTGTTATTGCACTGCAAAATATAATCAGGCAATCGGAATCTATCTGGCTGAGTCATTCCTTGCCTATTGAAAAGTGGACTGCCCCGCCAGGTGCTTGGTTTCTATTGTCAGAGGTGTCGGCATTCCTTTTAAAAGCAGTAGACTGGGgttttcttcatcatcattGGCAGCTTCTTGATAAACATGAAGTGGAAGGTGAGTTCAAAAGCCCAATTGCACAAAAAAATTCATCTGAAGAAGAAAGCACAGAATGCAATACTGTTGCCTGGGCTAGTGACCGAGTTTTCCTCTTACAAACAATTTCTAATGTTTCTGTGGAGCTGCCCCCTGAACCCGCAGCTGATTTAGCTCATAACTTGCTCAAACGAGTTGTAGCATTCAACATGCATTCAACAGAG GTTGACGCTCATTTAAAAGCACTAAAAACATTATGCAAGCGGAAAGCTTCAAATCTCGAAGAAGCAGAGGCATTAATCTTGAAATGGATCGACCAAGTTCTCACCAGGGCTTCTGGAATAATAGAAAAATTCATTTCAGATAATTCAGAAAAAAATGCGGAAGGAAGCTTCTTCACTCCTCCCAGAAGTAGGACTGGGAAAGGCAGGAAATCAGTAGCAATTTCCAAGGCATTGTCTAAAGCAGTTACAGCGATTTATACAGTTGGGTCTCTGGCTATTGTTTGCCCATCTGCTGATATGAGCAATGTAGTTCCCCTATTACATACCATCATTACTTCTGGGAGGTCTGGTCCTAAATTAAATAGCCTACCTGGCCCTTCAACTTCTTTACAACATGAAGCTCcttctttttatattcaagGGTGGCTTGCCATGGGCAAGCTTTGCCTCGCTGATGGGAAGCTAGCCAAGAATTACATTCCTCTGTTTGTACAG GAGCTTGAAAAGAGCGAATCTGCAGCACTTCGAAACAACATTGTGGTCATGATGGCAGATTTTTGTGTCCGGTACACCGCACTTGTTGATTG TTACATAACAAAGATCACAAGGTGCCTCTTAGATCCTTGTGAACTCGTGAGAAGGCAAACATTCATATTGCTATCCAGATTATTGCAG AGGGACTATGTGAAATGGAGAGGAGTGCTATTTCTTCGGTTCCTTTTGTCACTTGTTGACGAATCAGAAAAGATAAGACAGCTAGCGGATTTTCTTTTTGGAAATATTTTGAAAG TCAAGTCTCCACTTTTAGCATACAATAGTTTTGTTGAGGCTGTCTTTGTACTGAACGATTGTCATGCCCATAATGGACATCGTGAGTCCCAAGGGTCGCGAAAGGAAAGTCAAAGTTTCTCCATCAG GGGTACTGATGTAGAGTCAAGGTCCAAAAGGATGCATATTTATGTCTCTTTACTAAAACAAATGGCTCCGGAGCATCTTCTAGCAACCTTTGCCAAGTTATGTGCAGAAATTCTAGCTGCAGCTTCTGATGGTATGCTCAATATAGAAGATGCAACTGCACAGTCTGTTCTACAG GATGCTTTTGAAATTCTTGGCTGTAAAGAGATACGCATTCCATCTACTAGGGCATCAACAGAGTCAGCAGATATAGAGGAAGAAGGAGACAATGGATCTGCAGCTAGAGGAAAGGCCGTAACACAGGCAGTGAAGAAGAGCCTTATCCAAAATACAGTCCCCATCTTCATAGAATTAAAACGTCTATTGGAAACCAAGAACAGCCCCCTCATAGGTTCTCTCATGGAGTGCCTCCGCATTATTCTGAAGGACTACAAGAATGAGATTGACGACATATTGGTTGCTGATAAGCAGCTGCAGAAAGAGCTTATTTATgatattcaaaaatatgaagCTGCAAAAGCTAAAGCTACAGTTGCTGAAGCTGTGGTTGGAACCAAGTCAAAATCAGGTTCAAATCAATCACCTGATGTTTCTAAGAACCAGACCAAGGCACAAGAACAAGCAGTTGGACAAGGTATGTCAAGTGACGAGCTTCCAAGTGATTCGAAAGTGGCTTCAGCAATGGCAGATGCTGCAGCTGCAGCAACTGCTCGTTCTGTGCTCAGGGAAATAAACAAGGGAACGGGTACACCACCTCTTCGTTCTTGTAGTGTTCCTAAAGTCAAGTCTTGTACTGGTATGTTCAATTCCAGAGATGTGAATCGCATGGATGCCATAAAATCTGTAAGGAAAAAACAGTCTTTCGATTCTGATGAAGAAAACTAA
- the LOC114163087 gene encoding translationally-controlled tumor protein homolog, which translates to MLVYQDLLTGDELLSDSFRYNEIENGMLWEVEGKWVVKGAVDVDIGANPSAEGGDEEGVDDQAVKVVDIVDTFRLQEQPTFDKKAFVTFMKRFIKNLTAKLEGEQLELFKKHIEGATKYLLPKLKDCQFFVGESMHDDGCLVLAYYKDGATDPTFLYFASALKEIKC; encoded by the exons ATGTTGGTTTACCAGGACCTCCTCACAG GTGATGAGCTTCTCTCTGACTCCTTCCGCTACAACGAAATTGAGAATGGGATGTTGTGGGAAGTTGAGGGAAAG TGGGTTGTTAAAGGAGCAGTTGATGTAGACATTGGGGCAAACCCTTCTGCTGAAGGTGGTGATGAAGAGGGTGTTGATGACCAGGCCGTCAAAGTTGTAGATATTGTTGACACCTTTAGACTCCAG GAACAACCTACTTTTGACAAGAAAGCATTTGTTACCTTCAtgaaaagatttatcaagaatTTGACTGCCAAACTTGAAGGAGAGCAACTGGAGTTGTTTAAGAAACACATTGAGGGGGCAACCAAATACCTGCTCCCTAAGCTTAAAGACTGTCAATT CTTTGTTGGGGAGAGCATGCATGATGATGGTTGCTTGGTCTTAGCCTACTACAAGGACGGTGCCACTGATCCGACATTCCTGTACTTTGCTTCTGCCTTGAAGGAGATTAAGTGCTAA